In Fusarium verticillioides 7600 chromosome 4, whole genome shotgun sequence, the following proteins share a genomic window:
- a CDS encoding hypothetical protein (At least one base has a quality score < 10): MNFYSLVAFALFVTSSLSRATVEEIHLQWSLCDRDGEAVLEKLGEEVRLPYKRNPITYFDTMPPTHAQQGVMFRTKTNKGNPFSVIKVRFDEKPERIPPGAHCVYDRYGDNVPFTCGQRYLLSDKTTQEIWSDDQVRFVEKYDDIDWDGLVSYGPFPDGKWKLRILGHKAKLDDVVAGELHLIEIELSTPKAGSEKVYQEVTEYLREHDVLLCDPQASKTLRLFRHMGYIDDEDTWSEEL; this comes from the coding sequence ATGAACTTTTACAGCCTTGTTGCTTTTGCACTGTTTGTGACCTCGTCTCTGAGTCGAGCCACTGTTGAAGAAATACATCTTCAGTGGTCACTTTGTGATCGTGATGGAGAAGCCGTCCTCGAGAAACTAGGGGAAGAAGTTCGCCTACCCTACAAACGCAATCCGATCACCTATTTCGACACTATGCCCCCGACTCATGCGCAACAAGGCGTCATGTTCCGTACAAAGACGAACAAAGGAAATCCGTTTTCCGTCATCAAGGTGCGCTTCGATGAGAAACCAGAGCGCATTCCCCCTGGCGCCCATTGCGTCTATGATCGATACGGAGACAACGTCCCATTCACTTGTGGTCAACGGTACCTCCTAAGCGACAAGACGACCCAAGAGATCTGGAGCGATGACCAAGTTCGCTTTGTAGAAAAGTACGACGATATTGACTGGGATGGCCTTGTATCCTACGGGCCTTTCCCAGATGGCAAGTGGAAGTTGAGAATACTGGGTCACAAAGCGAAGCTGGATGATGTTGTAGCTGGGGAGCTTCACCTTATAGAGATTGAACTGTCTACCCCGAAAGCCGGATCTGAGAAGGTGTATCAGGAGGTCACTGAATATCTGAGAGAACACGATGTATTGCTATGCGACCCCCAGGCGTCGAAGACACTGCGCTTGTTTCGGCATATGGGATAcattgatgacgaagatACTTGGAGCGAGGAACTTTAG
- a CDS encoding pirin (iron-binding nuclear protein), whose translation MTLFRSIFIPLFIALAAIALFQHRVKDTAASTFEFLTTLTSPITFDKANTQHKHHHLYATEMSVTRAVRKVFLAVEQSEGAGARVRRSIGTPQLRNFSPFLMLDHFSVKPGAGFPDHPHRGQETITYLLEGGMDHEDFAGNRGTLSAGDLQFMTAGKGIVHAEMPRQNEDGSANVGLQLWVDLPKDLKACEPRYRDLRGSEIPIAKVDDDKVTVKVISGQSHGIDSVKDLAYTPVWFLDIEIRPGGKITQPLPANWNAFAYTLEGDVIVGKDDQRRVVEQYHNIVFEPQGDVVHFEVDAGASKPARLALIAGIPLDQPVIQYGPFVLTSKEDVAKALFDYQTHSNGFERAENWQSEIGKSMMD comes from the exons ATGACCCTTTTTCGTTCCATCTTCATACCTCTATTCATTGCTCTAGCAGCTATTGCATTGTTCCAACATCGTGTCAAAGACACAGCAGCTTCAACCTTTGAATTCCTAACAACTCTCACCTCTCCGATTACTTTTGACAAGGCCAACACTCAGcacaaacaccaccaccttTACGCCACAGAAATGTCTGTCACTCGAGCTGTTCGCAAGGTCTTCCTGGCCGTTGAGCAGTCCGAAGGAGCTGGTGCCCGTGTTCGTCGCTCAATTGGCACCCCTCAGCTCCGCAActtttctcctttcctcATGCTCGATCACTTCTCCGTGAAGCCTGGTGCTGGTTTCCCtgaccatcctcatcgtgGCCAGGAGACTATCACATATCTCCTAGAGGGTGGCATGGATCATGAGGATTTTGCTGGAAACAGGGGTACTCTGTCCGCTGGTGACCTCCAATTCATGACCGCTGGAAAAG GCATTGTGCACGCTGAAATGCCCCGACAGAACGAGGATGGCAGCGCAAATGTCGGTCTTCAACTTTGGGTTGACCTTCCCAAGGACCTGAAGGCTTGCGAACCTCGGTATCGCGACCTCCGTGGCTCTGAGATCCCcatcgccaaggttgacgatgacaaggtcaCTGTCAAGGTTATTTCTGGCCAGAGTCACGGGATCGACTCTGTTAAGGATCTCGCCTACACACCCGTCTGGTTCCTCGACATTGAGATCCGCCCTGGTGGCAAGATCACCCAACCTCTCCCTGCAAACTGGAACGCCTTTGCCTACACTCTCGAGGGAGATGTTATTGTTGGCAAGGATGACCAGCGACGTGTTGTCGAGCAGTACCATAACATTGTCTTCGAGCCGCAGGGAGATGTTGTTcactttgaggttgacgcCGGTGCCTCGAAACCCGCTCGACTAG CCCTCATCGCTGGTATCCCTCTTGATCAGCCTGTCATCCAATACGGTCCTTTTGTCCTCACTTCCAAGGAGGACGTCGCCAAAGCTCTTTTCGACTACCAAACCCACTCTAATGGTTTCGAGCGAGCTGAGAACTGGCAGAGTGAGATTGGCAAGTCCATGATGGACTAA
- a CDS encoding ribonucleoside-diphosphate reductase large chain codes for MFVRKRDGRQERVQFDKITARVSRLCYGLDMDHVDPVAITQKVISGVYGGVTTVQLDDLAAETAAYMTVTHPDYAILAARIAVSNLHKQTKKQWSAVVSDLYHYVNPKNGRPSPMISKETYECVMRHKEELDSAIVYDRDFQYQYFGFKTLERSYLLKIDGKIVERPQHMIMRVSVGIWGDDIERVLETYNLMSSKFFTHASPTLFNAGTPQPQLSSCFLVDMKDDSIEGIYDTLKTCAMISKMAGGIGLNVHRIRATGSYIAGTNGTSNGVVPMLRVFNNTARYVDQGGNKRPGAFAIYLEPWHSDVFEFLDLRKNHGKEEVRARDLFLALWIPDLFMKRVEKNGDWTLMCPNECPGLADCYGEEFEALYEKYEKEGKGRKTIKAQKLWYAILEAQTETGNPFMLYKDACNRKSNQKNLGTIRSSNLCTEIIEYCAPDEVAVCNLASLSLPSFINYDEACYDFKKLHKVSQVVIRNLNKIIDVNHYPVQEARNSNMRHRPIGLGVQGLADAFLALRMPFESPEARELNKQIFETIYHAALTASVQLAKEEGPYSTFKGSPASEGILQFDMWNVKPSDLWDWETLREEVKTHGIRNSLLLAPMPTASTSQILGNNECFEPYTSNIYQRRVLAGEFQVVNPWLLKDLVDMGLWSDAMKNRIIAENGSIQNIPNIPADVKALYKTVWEISQRQVVQMAADRGAFIDQSQSLNIHMKDPTMGKITSMHFAGWKLGLKTGMYYLRTQAAAAPIQFTVDQQALKLADSNSAQIKPLKKRAPPAGSSYLMSSPSTMGRTELNGSRTGSQDSGLNGNAAKGLHGTTTVPGRAPTIKADVEEGDSPKALPTEPAEKVQEEELGIKKNQSEDQDKDNEDRERDIYSEAVLQCSIEDPESCIMCSG; via the exons ATGTTCGTCAGAAAGAGAG ATGGACGCCAAGAACGTGTCCAGTTCGACAAGATCACTGCTCGTGTCTCGAGACTGTGTTACGGTCTTGACATGGACCACGTTGACCCCGTAGCCATCACTCAGAAGGTTATCTCCGGTGTCTACGGAGGTGTCACTACCGTGCAATTGGACGATCTT GCCGCCGAGACTGCTGCATACATGACTGTCACACATCCCGACTATGCCATTCTTGCCGCCCGCATTGCTGTCTCCAACCTTCAcaagcagaccaagaagcaatGGTCCGCTGTTGTGAGCGACCTCTACCACTATGTGAACCCCAAGAACGGCCGGCCGTCGCCCATGATCTCCAAGGAGACTTATGAGTGCGTCATGCGACATAAGGAGGAGTTGGACTCTGCCATTGTCTATGACCGCGATTTCCAATACCAATACTTTGGCTTCAAGACTTTGGAGCGATCATACCTCCTCAAGATTGACGGTAAGATTGTCGAGCGCCCTCAGCACATGATCATGCGTGTGTCTGTTGGTATCTGgggtgatgatatcgagcgAGTCTTGGAGACATACAATCTGATGTCCAGCAAGTTCTTCACGCATGCTTCCCCAACGCTCTTCAATGCCGGCACCCCTCAGCCCCAATTGTcatcttgcttcttggttGATATGAAGGACGACAGTATTGAGGGAATCTACGATACTCTCAAGACCTGTGCcatgatctccaagatggCTGGTGGTATTGGTCTGAATGTGCACCGTATCCGTGCTACTGGCTCATACATCGCCGGTACCAACGGTACATCGAACGGTGTTGTTCCTATGCTTCgtgtcttcaacaacactgCTCGGTATGTCGACCAGGGCGGCAACAAGCGACCCGGTGCTTTTGCCATCTACCTCGAGCCTTGGCACTCTGATGTCTTCGAGTTCCTTGATCTCCGTAAGAACCACGGTAAGGAGGAGGTCCGTGCCCGTGACCTTTTCCTTGCCCTCTGGATCCCTGATCTTTTCATGAAGCGTGTTGAAAAGAACGGTGATTGGACACTGATGTGCCCCAATGAGTGCCCTGGCCTCGCCGACTGCTACGGAGAGGAGTTCGAGGCTCTGTACGAAAAGtacgagaaggagggcaagggtcgcaagaccatcaaggctCAGAAGCTTTGGTACGCCATTCTTGAGGCCCAGACTGAGACCGGAAACCCATTCATGCTCTACAAGGATGCTTGCAACCGCAAGAGCAACCAAAAGAACCTCGGTACCATCCGAAGTTCCAACCTTTGCACTGAAATTATCGAGTACTGTGCCCCCGACGAGGTCGCTGTCTGCAACCTtgcttctctgtctctgccctccttcatcaactacGATGAGGCTTGCTACGACTTCAAGAAGTTGCACAAGGTCAGTCAGGTAGTTATTCGCAACCtgaacaagatcatcgatgTGAACCACTATCCTGTCCAGGAGGCTCGCAACAGTAACATGCGCCACCGACccattggtcttggtgttcaGGGTCTTGCCGATGCTTTCCTTGCTCTGCGTATGCCCTTCGAGTCACCCGAGGCTCGTGAGCTCAATAAGCAGATCTTTGAGACCATTTATCACGCTGCCCTCACTGCCTCTGTGCAGCTGGCTAAGGAGGAGGGACCCTACTCTACCTTCAAGGGTTCCCCCGCCTCTGAGGGTATCCTCCAGTTTGACATGTGGAACGTCAAGCCCTCTGATCTCTGGGACTGGGAGACTCTTCGAGAGGAAGTCAAGACACACGGTATCCGTAACAGTCTGCTCCTTGCTCCTATGCCTACTGCCAGTACTTCCCAGATTCTGGGCAACAACGAGTGCTTCGAGCCTTACACCTCCAATATCTACCAGCGCCGTGTTCTCGCTGGTGAGTTCCAGGTTGTCAACCCCTGGCTGCTCAAGGACCTTGTCGACATGGGTCTGTGGTCCGATGCTATGAAAAACCGCATCATTGCTGAGAATGGTTCCATCCAGAACATCCCCAACATCCCTGCCGATGTCAAGGCCCTATATAAGACTGTTTGGGAGATTTCTCAGCGCCAGGTCGTCCAGATGGCTGCTGATCGAGGTGCCTTTATTGATCAGTCCCAATCACTGAACATCCACATGAAGGACCCCACGATGGGCAAGATCACCAGTATGCACTTTGCAGGCTGGAAGCTTGGCCTCAAGACCGGCATGTACTACCTTCGTAcacaggctgctgctgctcctaTTCAGTTCACTGTTGATCAGCAGGCTCTCAAGCTTGCCGATTCCAATTCGGCTCAGATCAAGCCTCTGAAGAAGCGTGCTCCTCCTGCTGGTTCAAGCTACCTCATgtcctcgccctcaactATGGGACGTACTGAACTTAACGGTAGCAGGACTGGCTCCCAAGACAGCGGTTTGAATGGCAATGCGGCCAAGGGCCTGCATGGTACTACGACGGTACCCGGACGTGCACCAaccatcaaggctgatgttgaggagggtgaCAGCCCCAAGGCTCTTCCCACTGAGCCTGCCGAGaaggttcaagaagaagagctgggcatcaagaagaatcAGTCTGAGGATCAAGACAAGGACAATGAGGATCGTGAGCGCGATATCTACTCGGAGGCCGTCCTGCAGT GCAGCATTGAGGATCCCGAGTCCTGCATTATGTGCAGCGGTTAG
- a CDS encoding TatD DNase, with protein sequence MTARPIFHCFHSSARIGFRTSSLRFQASQFRNMASSPTPQPVEGSGYKPRYIDIGINLTDPIFRGKYHGKERHPDDLDAIIGRAREVGCTKLIVTGSDLGNSRDALTLAKDYPGTIFSTAGIHPCSSSVFSEAGPSHESEHTTPCDPDPSAPVSEEHPPCPTKTGKLIRDLTSLVTEAQASSQKSLVAMGEFGLDYDRLHYCSMSIQLHSFAAQLQVAASISPQLPLFLHSRAAHNDFVRLLKEAFGEKLEKLEKGGVVHSFTGTAEEMRELMDLGLYIGINGCSFKTAENCAVVKEVHLDRLMIETDGPWCEVRPSHEGYKYLIEKKETPNTENQQNGTAAAAESTQKPQKQSKKNQKKEPEVPERYKTVKKEKWEEGAMVKGRNEPCNIERVAKIIAGIKGVSIEEVCEAAWKNTVTVFGLEES encoded by the exons atgACAGCGAGACCTATCTTTCACTGTTTTCACTCTTCAGCACGAATTGGTTTCAGGACTTCGAGTCTCAGATTTCAAGCCTCGCAATTCCGcaacatggcttcttcaccaaCGCCTCAGCCGGTTGAGGGCTCTGGTTACAAACCTAGATATATCGAT ATCGGTATCAACTTGACCGATCCCATCTTCCGAGGCAAATACCACGGCAAAGAGCGACACCCCGATGATCTCGATGCTATTATCGGAAGAGCCCGTGAAGTTGGTTGTACAAAACTGATAGTGACCGGCTCAGACCTTGGCAACTCTCGAGATGCCCTCACCCTTGCCAAAGATTATC CCGGAACTATCTTCAGCACTGCAGGCATTCATCCCTGTAGCAGCTCTGTCTTCAGTGAAGCGGGTCCTTCTCACGAGTCTGAGCACACAACACCATGTGATCCCGATCCTTCAGCTCCGGTCTCGGAAGAGCACCCCCCTTGCCCAACAAAGACCGGTAAACTCATCAGAGACTTGACCTCTTTGGTGACAGAGGCCCAAGCATCAAGCCAGAAGAGCCTTGTGGCTATGGGTGAGTTTGGCCTTGACTATGATCGACTGCATTACTGTTCGATGAGCATCCAGCTCCATTCTTTTGCAGCTCAGCTCCAGGTTGCTGCGTCGATATCTCCTCAGCTCCCCCTGTTCCTCCACTCTCGCGCCGCCCACAATGATTTTGTCCGGCTTCTGAAGGAGGCTTTTGgtgagaagctggagaagctggagaagggcGGCGTAGTGCATAGTTTCACTGGCACAGCTGAGGAGATGCGCGAGTTGATGGACTTGGGTCTCTACATTGGCATCAATGGATGCAGCTTTAAGACTGCAGAGAACTGTGCTGTTGTCAAGGAAGTTCACCTCGACCGTCTTATGATTGAGACCGATGGACCATGGTGTGAGGTGCGACCAAGCCACGAGGGCTACAAGTATCTtatcgagaagaaagagacgCCCAATACCGAGAACCAACAGAATGGGactgccgctgccgctgagTCTACGCAAAAACCGCAAAAGCagtcgaagaagaaccagaagaaaGAGCCCGAGGTACCGGAACGATACAAaactgtcaagaaggagaagtggGAAGAGGGAGCCATGGTCAAGGGACGCAACGAACCTTGTAATATCGAGCGTGTCGCCAAGATTATTGCAGGTATCAAGGGAGTTAGTATCGAGGAAGTTTGTGAAGCTGCATGGAAGAACACAGTGACAGTTTTCGGACTTGAAGAGAGCTAA